A window from Pseudobutyrivibrio ruminis HUN009 encodes these proteins:
- the mreC gene encoding rod shape-determining protein MreC translates to MRQRKANGGIPSKYLLMILSIVCIMLLFFSYSTGFSGGPLETIANHIFIPMQKGIDYIGSSIAISSADTKTREELVAENEELQAQVDELNSTINNYELKLKELDELQELYELDQTYYDYETTGARIIGKGTSNWFNTFTIDKGTKDGIEVDMNVIADGGLVGIVTSVGDSYAVVRAIIDDTSNVSATISSTEDNCIVSGSLENMTASNLILFSDLDDDEDKVAIGDVIVTSNISDKYLPGLMIGYVSSVSLDENELTKSGTVTPVVDFKHLSNVLVIKQLKESYESE, encoded by the coding sequence ATGAGACAAAGAAAAGCAAATGGCGGTATTCCAAGTAAATATTTGCTAATGATTTTATCTATTGTTTGTATAATGCTTTTGTTTTTCAGTTATTCAACTGGTTTTTCAGGTGGTCCATTAGAGACAATTGCCAATCATATCTTTATTCCTATGCAAAAGGGTATAGATTACATTGGCAGCTCTATAGCCATTTCTTCAGCTGATACCAAGACACGTGAGGAATTGGTTGCGGAAAACGAAGAGCTTCAGGCTCAGGTTGATGAGCTTAATTCTACTATCAACAACTACGAGCTTAAGCTTAAAGAATTAGATGAATTACAGGAATTATACGAACTAGATCAAACTTACTACGACTATGAGACAACTGGCGCCAGAATCATCGGCAAAGGCACATCCAATTGGTTCAACACCTTTACAATCGATAAAGGCACCAAGGATGGAATAGAGGTAGATATGAATGTTATCGCTGATGGCGGTCTTGTTGGTATCGTTACTTCTGTTGGAGATTCCTATGCAGTTGTTCGCGCAATCATAGATGACACATCTAATGTTAGTGCAACCATATCATCAACCGAAGATAACTGTATCGTTTCAGGTTCTCTTGAGAATATGACTGCAAGCAATCTTATCTTGTTTTCGGATTTGGATGATGATGAAGATAAAGTTGCAATAGGAGATGTTATTGTTACATCTAACATTTCTGACAAATATCTTCCAGGATTGATGATTGGATATGTTTCATCTGTTTCTTTGGATGAAAATGAACTTACAAAATCTGGTACAGTCACACCTGTTGTAGATTTTAAACATTTATCTAATGTCCTTGTTATTAAGCAGTTAAAGGAGTCATACGAAAGTGAGTGA
- the mreD gene encoding rod shape-determining protein MreD, with the protein MSDFKQYLKKILIIALVIYVCFLLQTSVFSRYRLAGVTPNVLICVVSTYGFMKGRKYGILIGFFVGILLDIFSGGLFGMYALIYMYIGLLNGLFKKQFFGDDLRLPMILIGTSDLIYGIATYLTLFAIRSQYDFSYYLLNIILPEVVYTLLVSIFVYYAILHLNNWVEKLEKKGSDRIGYY; encoded by the coding sequence GTGAGTGATTTTAAGCAATATTTAAAGAAAATATTGATTATAGCCCTTGTCATTTATGTATGCTTCTTACTGCAGACAAGTGTTTTTTCTAGATATAGACTTGCAGGTGTTACACCTAATGTCTTGATTTGTGTGGTATCTACTTACGGCTTTATGAAAGGCCGTAAATACGGTATCCTCATTGGCTTTTTTGTAGGTATTCTTTTGGATATCTTTTCAGGCGGACTCTTTGGAATGTACGCACTGATTTATATGTATATAGGTCTTTTAAATGGTCTATTTAAAAAGCAGTTCTTTGGTGACGATTTACGTCTTCCAATGATTCTTATTGGGACAAGTGATTTAATTTACGGCATAGCCACTTATCTCACTTTGTTTGCAATTAGATCTCAGTATGATTTTTCTTATTATCTGTTGAATATCATTTTACCTGAGGTTGTTTACACTTTACTTGTATCCATTTTTGTTTATTATGCAATTCTTCATTTAAACAATTGGGTAGAAAAACTAGAAAAGAAAGGTTCTGATAGAATTGGATATTATTAA
- a CDS encoding penicillin-binding transpeptidase domain-containing protein, giving the protein MDIIKDFFENVFSSRIRVVIVAMITFAAILISRLFYLQILNGSEYQDNYNLKLEKTESIAATRGNIYDRNGNLLAYNELVYAVTIQDTGTYSSTKERSQSLNTEIAEIISKLESNGDTIDNDFGIYIDSSGSFQFLSSGSALQRFRADVFGKNSVDDLEYNDELGIDEATATADQIIDYLEGEKVYNISDEYSKKLRYEIMVVRYNMGQNSYQKYISTVIASDVSDESVAFIKENINELTGVDVEQKSLRRYVDSEYFAHIIGYTGQISTSEYKELSATDSTVETTDIVGKSGIEKYMNDYLSGTKGFETLYVDSVGNTIAEGDYQAAVSGNDVYLSIDMDLQKAAYILLEQEIAGILYSKIQNIKEYNTTSSSDVVVPIYDVYYSLIKNGIIDINAFSDPNASQTEKDVLSAYEVKEKEVLATLKSQLKASNETVYNQLPSEYQAYSTYIVTTLKSLGIFDASAIDTSSDVQTSWTSEEMAVNKYLIYAIEQNWIDITKYESEAKYADTDELYADLVDYIIDYLSTDTSFQKLVYKYLLLDDNISGSQLCLILYEQGVLSKEDDEDYTKLAGGQITAYEFMLSKIKSLEITPGQLALDPCSGSTVLIDVNTGEVLAMVTYPGYDNNKLANSVDADYYSYLTNSAANPLYNYATQQRTAPGSTFKIVSSTAGLAENVITTTSEIVDLGQYTKVSNNPKCWIYPSNHGSINVSEAIRDSCNYFFYEVGWRLAGGDGAYDDATGIDKITEYASLYGLDETTGIEIEENTPHIATEYPVMAAIGQSDNNYTTIGLARYAAAIASEGTVYNLTLLDSVRDSEGNVIESYSPSVRNQIDVLNTSEWDAIHYGMRMVCESLSSFNGFSVEVAGKTGTAQQVASRPNHALFIGFAPYSDPEVSIATRIAYGYTSHNAAEVSKDILAYYFGVSATEDLLSGEASTVSNSENEFTD; this is encoded by the coding sequence TTGGATATTATTAAGGACTTTTTTGAAAATGTATTTTCTTCACGTATTCGCGTGGTTATAGTAGCAATGATTACTTTTGCTGCTATTCTAATTTCACGTCTTTTTTATTTGCAAATATTAAATGGTAGTGAATATCAGGATAATTACAATTTAAAACTTGAAAAGACTGAATCAATTGCCGCTACAAGAGGAAATATATACGATAGAAATGGTAATTTACTAGCTTATAATGAGCTAGTTTATGCCGTTACTATTCAGGATACTGGAACATATTCCTCTACAAAGGAGAGAAGCCAGTCGTTAAATACTGAAATTGCAGAAATTATTTCTAAGCTTGAAAGCAATGGGGATACAATTGATAACGACTTTGGAATCTATATAGATTCATCAGGATCATTTCAGTTTTTAAGTTCTGGTTCTGCTTTACAGCGTTTTAGGGCTGATGTTTTTGGAAAGAATAGCGTTGATGATTTGGAATATAATGACGAGCTAGGTATTGATGAAGCTACAGCCACTGCTGATCAGATTATCGACTATCTTGAAGGCGAAAAGGTTTACAATATATCTGATGAGTATTCTAAAAAGCTTCGCTATGAGATTATGGTTGTTCGTTACAATATGGGCCAGAACTCATATCAGAAATATATTTCAACTGTTATAGCATCGGATGTTTCAGATGAGTCAGTTGCTTTCATCAAAGAAAACATAAATGAGCTTACTGGTGTTGATGTAGAACAAAAGTCACTTCGTCGATACGTAGATAGCGAATACTTCGCACATATTATTGGTTATACAGGTCAGATATCTACTTCCGAATATAAGGAGCTTTCTGCCACAGATAGCACCGTTGAAACTACAGATATCGTTGGTAAATCAGGTATTGAAAAATACATGAATGATTACCTTTCCGGAACAAAAGGTTTTGAGACCTTGTATGTTGATAGTGTGGGAAATACTATTGCAGAGGGAGATTACCAGGCTGCTGTTTCTGGAAATGATGTTTATCTGTCTATTGATATGGATTTACAAAAGGCAGCTTATATTCTTCTAGAACAGGAGATTGCTGGAATCCTATATTCAAAGATTCAAAATATCAAAGAGTACAACACAACCTCTTCAAGCGATGTTGTAGTGCCTATCTATGATGTTTATTATTCTTTGATTAAAAATGGAATCATTGATATTAACGCATTTTCTGACCCTAATGCTTCACAGACTGAAAAGGATGTTTTGAGTGCCTATGAGGTAAAGGAAAAAGAAGTTTTAGCTACGTTAAAGAGCCAGCTCAAGGCTTCTAATGAGACTGTTTACAATCAACTTCCATCTGAGTATCAAGCATATTCTACTTATATTGTTACAACTCTTAAGAGTCTTGGTATTTTTGATGCCAGTGCCATTGATACATCTTCTGATGTACAAACAAGCTGGACATCAGAGGAGATGGCAGTCAATAAATATCTTATCTATGCCATTGAACAAAACTGGATAGACATTACAAAATACGAATCAGAAGCTAAGTATGCAGATACAGATGAGCTTTATGCTGATTTAGTTGATTATATAATTGATTATCTTTCAACTGATACATCATTCCAAAAGCTTGTTTATAAGTATCTTCTTCTGGATGATAATATTTCGGGAAGCCAGCTTTGCCTGATTTTATATGAGCAGGGTGTTCTTTCAAAGGAAGATGATGAAGACTATACCAAGCTTGCAGGTGGTCAAATTACAGCATATGAATTTATGCTTTCAAAGATTAAGTCTTTGGAAATTACACCAGGTCAGCTTGCTCTCGATCCTTGCTCTGGATCAACTGTTCTTATTGATGTTAATACAGGCGAAGTTTTAGCAATGGTTACTTACCCAGGATATGATAATAATAAGCTTGCCAATTCAGTAGATGCTGATTATTATTCATACCTTACAAATAGTGCTGCAAATCCTTTGTACAACTATGCTACTCAGCAGAGAACAGCCCCTGGTTCTACTTTCAAGATTGTCAGCTCTACAGCCGGTTTGGCAGAAAATGTTATTACAACAACATCGGAAATTGTCGATTTAGGACAATATACTAAGGTTTCAAATAATCCTAAGTGTTGGATTTACCCAAGCAACCACGGTAGCATCAATGTCTCTGAAGCTATTAGAGATTCTTGTAACTACTTCTTCTATGAAGTTGGTTGGAGACTTGCCGGTGGTGATGGTGCCTATGATGACGCTACTGGTATTGATAAGATTACTGAGTATGCATCTTTATATGGATTAGATGAAACTACAGGAATTGAAATAGAGGAAAATACACCTCATATTGCGACAGAGTATCCTGTCATGGCTGCTATCGGTCAGTCTGATAACAACTATACGACTATCGGATTAGCAAGATATGCTGCAGCTATTGCTAGTGAGGGAACTGTTTATAACCTTACACTTCTTGATAGTGTTAGAGATTCTGAAGGTAATGTTATTGAAAGCTATAGCCCATCTGTTAGAAACCAGATAGATGTACTTAATACATCAGAATGGGATGCTATCCACTATGGTATGAGAATGGTATGTGAGTCCCTTTCATCCTTTAATGGTTTCTCTGTTGAGGTTGCCGGTAAGACAGGTACTGCCCAGCAGGTTGCATCTCGTCCTAACCACGCTTTATTTATTGGATTTGCACCGTATAGTGATCCAGAGGTTTCAATAGCAACTCGTATCGCTTATGGTTATACATCACATAATGCTGCTGAGGTTTCGAAAGATATTTTGGCTTATTACTTTGGTGTATCTGCAACTGAAGATTTGCTTAGTGGTGAGGCTAGCACTGTTTCAAATTCTGAAAATGAATTTACAGATTAA
- a CDS encoding septum site-determining protein MinC — translation MSNDPVILKSNKYGLTLQLDATIPFEDLVRAVCKKFAQSADFFGETEMILETQGRELTAEEGMVIIQAIELNSKIKIILIHENNELKDTRMLGQIDKFYSDEIFENAKIIRGSVMKNDSITSDSSLVILGDVKHKASVQAKGNIIVLGSLEGAAYAGYPDNTGCYIATGLLDSDNIQIGTVNGAIKIQEKWSFRVHKKEIEPMGISVWNRELLAEPLSSGLLRRIKN, via the coding sequence ATGAGTAATGACCCAGTCATTTTAAAAAGTAATAAATATGGTTTAACTCTTCAATTGGATGCAACAATTCCCTTTGAAGATTTAGTCAGAGCCGTATGTAAGAAATTTGCTCAGTCTGCCGACTTTTTTGGTGAGACTGAAATGATTTTGGAGACTCAAGGCAGGGAGCTTACTGCTGAAGAGGGAATGGTGATTATTCAAGCCATCGAATTGAATTCTAAAATCAAAATCATCCTTATACATGAAAATAATGAGTTAAAAGATACAAGGATGCTGGGACAGATTGATAAATTCTATTCTGATGAGATTTTTGAAAATGCCAAAATTATTAGAGGCTCTGTCATGAAGAATGATTCAATCACTTCAGATTCAAGCCTTGTTATACTTGGAGATGTAAAGCACAAGGCATCAGTTCAGGCGAAGGGCAATATTATTGTTTTAGGCTCCTTAGAAGGTGCAGCTTATGCAGGATATCCGGACAACACTGGATGTTATATTGCAACTGGTCTTTTGGATAGCGACAATATTCAAATAGGTACTGTTAATGGAGCTATCAAGATTCAGGAAAAATGGTCTTTTAGAGTTCATAAAAAAGAAATCGAGCCGATGGGCATTTCTGTTTGGAATAGAGAGCTCCTTGCTGAGCCTCTTAGCAGTGGATTACTTAGAAGGATTAAAAACTAA
- a CDS encoding FtsW/RodA/SpoVE family cell cycle protein produces the protein MFHNYRFKNLDVKLIIAVIALTIIGIFVIGSANEANQQKQILGMILGIFVMAAMALLDYDFLLHFHWVYYFLVLGLLASVLLFGEKSGGATRWIDVGIRFQPSELAKILLILFFAWFFMMHEEDINKPKTLAITIVLSMFPLILIEKEPDLSTTIVTMMIICVMIFVTGVSYKLVGAILGVTIPGIALLLFLVTRDGQTILDEYQGLRILAWLKPDEYPSSSYQQQNSIMAIGSGQLLGKGLGNQAFDSVKNGNYISEPHTDFIFAVAGEELGFVGSALIIILIFFITIEILMIAKNAKDIAGKLICIGMAALIGFQSFVNICVVTGLMPNTGLPLPFVSYGLTSLVTVYFGIGIVLNVGLQSKNNNGRLF, from the coding sequence ATGTTTCACAATTATAGATTTAAAAACCTTGATGTAAAATTAATAATTGCTGTTATAGCGCTGACTATCATTGGCATTTTTGTTATTGGCAGTGCCAATGAAGCTAATCAGCAAAAGCAGATTCTTGGTATGATTTTAGGAATCTTTGTAATGGCTGCTATGGCACTATTAGATTATGATTTCTTGCTTCATTTCCATTGGGTTTATTATTTCCTTGTATTAGGGCTGTTGGCATCTGTTTTGCTTTTTGGTGAAAAATCAGGTGGTGCAACTCGTTGGATTGATGTTGGTATTAGATTCCAGCCTTCTGAGTTGGCTAAAATTTTGCTTATTTTATTTTTCGCTTGGTTTTTTATGATGCATGAAGAAGATATTAATAAGCCTAAAACATTGGCTATAACAATAGTTTTATCAATGTTTCCACTAATTTTGATTGAAAAAGAACCAGATTTATCGACCACAATTGTCACAATGATGATTATTTGTGTTATGATATTTGTAACAGGAGTTAGTTATAAGTTGGTCGGTGCCATTTTAGGTGTTACTATACCTGGAATAGCATTATTACTTTTTCTTGTAACTCGAGATGGCCAGACGATTCTTGATGAATATCAGGGCCTTAGAATTCTTGCATGGCTTAAGCCTGATGAATATCCTTCAAGTTCTTATCAGCAGCAGAATTCTATTATGGCTATCGGTTCAGGACAGCTATTAGGAAAAGGTCTTGGAAATCAGGCTTTTGACTCAGTTAAAAACGGAAATTATATTTCTGAACCTCATACAGATTTTATTTTTGCCGTAGCGGGAGAAGAGTTAGGTTTTGTTGGTTCGGCACTTATTATAATACTTATATTTTTTATAACTATCGAGATATTGATGATAGCCAAAAATGCAAAGGACATTGCTGGAAAGCTTATTTGTATAGGTATGGCTGCTCTTATTGGATTCCAGAGCTTTGTCAATATTTGTGTTGTTACAGGTTTAATGCCAAATACAGGTTTACCATTGCCATTTGTTAGTTATGGTTTGACCTCACTTGTAACAGTGTATTTTGGTATAGGTATTGTTTTAAATGTAGGGCTTCAGTCCAAAAATAACAACGGGAGGCTTTTTTAA
- a CDS encoding methylglyoxal synthase, producing the protein MNIGLVAHDSKKKLMQNFCIAYRGILSKNEIFATGTTGRLVEEVTNLSVHKYLAGHLGGTQQLGAQIEQNEIDLVIFLRDPLTVKSHEPDVNSIVRICDANNIPLATNLATAELLIKSLDRGDLEWREMYK; encoded by the coding sequence ATGAATATTGGTTTGGTAGCACACGACTCTAAGAAGAAGCTTATGCAAAATTTCTGTATTGCTTACAGAGGTATTCTTAGCAAGAATGAAATTTTTGCAACAGGTACTACTGGAAGACTTGTAGAGGAAGTTACTAATCTTAGTGTACATAAATACTTAGCTGGACATTTAGGCGGAACACAGCAGTTAGGTGCTCAGATTGAGCAGAATGAGATTGACTTGGTTATTTTCCTTAGAGATCCACTTACTGTTAAGTCTCATGAGCCTGATGTTAATAGCATTGTTCGTATTTGCGATGCTAATAACATCCCTCTTGCTACTAATTTAGCAACAGCTGAGTTATTAATTAAATCACTTGATAGAGGAGATCTTGAGTGGCGTGAGATGTATAAATAA
- a CDS encoding D-alanyl-D-alanine carboxypeptidase family protein, with product MACGDTSESVASYQMYDTSFTYGITHNGATSNVQLFAKDLCVAGTDDLGTSAVDSQVAGAAGAFNTTEQSVVYAQSLHEKMYPASTTKILTSYIACLYGNLDDYYTVSANAVDQASDSSVIDLKEGDVISLRDLLYGLMLRSGNDAAVAIAEGISGDVETFATLMNSTAKSLGATNSNFITPNGLHDENHYTTVYDMYLILNAAMSNEQFYTIFTASTYTASYTSGGEAKTQEWKTTNQYITGNVNTPSGFTILGGKTGTTGAAGYCLVLLSENEDHDKIISIVFNADCRSNLYLLMNEILSNYCL from the coding sequence ATGGCATGTGGTGACACTTCTGAATCTGTTGCATCGTACCAGATGTATGATACTTCATTTACATATGGTATTACTCATAATGGAGCTACATCAAATGTTCAATTATTTGCAAAGGATTTATGTGTAGCTGGTACAGATGATTTAGGCACTTCTGCAGTTGATTCTCAAGTTGCAGGTGCTGCAGGCGCTTTCAACACTACAGAGCAATCGGTTGTATATGCCCAGTCATTGCATGAAAAGATGTATCCTGCATCCACTACTAAGATACTTACGTCTTATATAGCTTGTTTATATGGTAATTTGGATGATTATTATACTGTAAGTGCAAATGCAGTTGATCAGGCTAGTGATTCATCTGTTATTGACTTGAAAGAGGGAGATGTGATTAGTCTTAGAGATTTGCTTTATGGGTTAATGCTTAGATCAGGTAATGATGCTGCTGTGGCTATCGCAGAAGGTATAAGCGGAGATGTAGAAACATTTGCTACTTTGATGAATAGTACCGCTAAATCCTTGGGTGCAACAAATTCGAACTTTATTACGCCTAATGGATTGCACGATGAAAATCATTACACCACTGTATATGACATGTATTTGATATTAAACGCTGCTATGTCTAACGAACAGTTTTACACAATATTTACTGCAAGCACATATACAGCAAGCTATACTAGTGGTGGTGAAGCAAAGACCCAGGAGTGGAAGACTACAAATCAATATATTACTGGCAATGTAAATACACCTTCAGGTTTCACTATTTTAGGTGGTAAAACTGGTACAACAGGAGCTGCTGGTTACTGTTTGGTCCTTCTTTCAGAAAATGAGGACCACGACAAAATAATATCGATTGTTTTTAACGCAGATTGTCGTTCTAATTTATATCTGCTCATGAATGAAATACTTAGTAACTATTGCCTATAA